ACAAATTGGTAAACAGTTCATACTAAGAATTTGTGGTTCGATTATTTTTATCTACTATTGTCCCTACTGGATTTTTCTCTTTGACCATCATTACTGTGAAAATATCACTTTACTGTTAAGTAGAACTATTGGTCTGGTTGGGGGTTTCGCAGGTGTAAGTGCATAAAACTTTTCCTCAAGTAGTTGTAGTTTTGATAAGTCACTGAGATTGATAAAGGTGTTATGTACTTTGACAGTTTTTATCATCTCTTTTCCAGTTTGAGATGTTGACAGGATCATTACCATTCCAGGGAAAAGATCGGAAGGAAACAATGGCACTTATTCTTAAGTAAGACCAACTTTaacttttatcattttgttcTTAAAGCTTCTCTTATTTATGACCACATCCTAATGGTCTAGGTATTTTTAAAATTGCTGTTTTAAAACAGTCTAACCTCAGTGAACatggttttgtgtgtttcattagTGTCTAGTTTCTGCGTGGTGGTTCagtaacagtgttttttttaatatacaattTGTAGAGGATGTTATTGCATTTTGATCATACTTAGTTTTTCCCTCAAAGTTTCTCAACAGCTTCATCTTTTCCTTTTGAAATGCATTTCTATGTTCATTACAGTCTACtatttcaaataataattcatttctCAGTTATGCTTCATTCAATATTAAGTTGCTTATATGTATGTGCTTTGATCAATCTAAGAAGATCCCACTGTACATGAATAAACTAAATGGTAAAGTTGTTGCCGTATCACAGTTCGACCAAACATCTACGTGTCTTTATACCTGTTTCTCGTCTTTTCTGTACAGGGCTAAGCTGGGAATGCCACAGTTCCTCAGTCCTGAAGTGCAGAGTTTATTAAGAGCGCTCTTCAAGAGGAACCCTGCTAATCGACTAGGTACcgtaaacataaataaaacttgaaaatTGACAggcaaatatgttttcaaaataatggtGGTACATCTACATTTTTGTGGCGCTTTGGCTTACCAACTTTTGAGATCATCTTACCTGAAGGGACCAAAAATGTAAGGGACAACAAGGCTGCCGATGAAGCAACCTTAAATTGAATCAGTCATTTGAACACTGCAAAACTGTTGAGTTTTTTAAcagcaaatacaaatataatattcTACAAATCAGGTCTGTTCAGAGTAAATGGGAACTTGCAAATTATCAAAATGAATTGTCTAAATTTAAACAACAGCCCAAAAAACATGGAGGTCCATTGGAAATGTGCGGTGTACATAAAAGACTTAACTGTGTCCATGctctttgaattattttgttttttaacaatgaatGTTTAGATGTGAACAATGACATAATGTATTAACTTGTCTGAATCTATGTGATTGATAGGTGCTGGACCAGATGGagtggaggaaataaaaagacatcGCTTCTTTGCATCTATAGACTGGATTGTAAGTGTAATTAAGTGTAAGAATGTTCTATGGTCTGCAAGATTTTAAGCTGTCCAGTACTGTTGTTTTTGCAAGGGAGGGTACTATATACTCACTGGCATTATACACATGCTGTGTACATTAGACTGAACAAGTGACCACAGACTCAGCTGGAAGTGAAAGAAAGTGGGTTTGTTAACACTGCTATAGACAGTGAAGCAGGTCTAGGCCTGCATCGTATGCATGTATGTCGGCCACCGCTGTGGTAAAGGTCTGTAAATGAATCCCCTGTCCGACTATCAGCAGTTATTTCAGTATCATCTGACAAAAGCACTGATTTCTTGGAAGTTCCACTTTTGAGATGCACTACTCAGATTAGTGGATTAATTTATTATAAGAACGACACATCTGAATCACACTGTGGTAACTGCAGTTGTTATGTATCTTGTCACAGAAACTCCGcaactgtttacccacttcctCAAAACTTACCCACAATCATGAGTCATGATTCTTTATTGCTTAGTGGCAAAATCTCTAACTTCCCTCTCTTGTCCAACTTTATTGTAACAAATCCTCTTATCTATAATAGCCTTTCTCAAATAAAGTTTGCTCATGCACACATGTTCTGGCTGCAGACATTACCTGTGCTATCACAATCTAACCTTGACATCCACTCCTTGGAGGTGTGCTGCTTGAAATTCTTTCACCTGTACACACTGTTTGCCCAAAGCTTCGATTTACAGTGCTTGGTATATATGTGAGTAACATTCATGCAGCAGAAGCCTTCTGCATACCCTAACAAGAGCTGTTCAAAGCAACTCAACAAGCTCACACTGGTGAAAAGCAAAGCACTTATGTAACTGCTATATATCCTATACAGGCTACTTTCAgctatttgttttaaacaatcATTTTCGCAATagcaaacaacacaaatacagagtgtGAACAGGGCGTCTATTAATGTGTCAGCCTTGTTCGTGGTCTCACTATTGCACCCATTCCTCTTTATCAGAGATGCTCATAAGGCTTATGAATCTTGTTTATCCGCTGCTGTGAGTAGCGACGCACTCATTTCTAACAAAATCCCACTATTATCAGCTTTACATGCCCACTAATCTCTGCCCTCACCACCGGCTCGCACTGTACTCCTCGCTACATAACTACCTACTAGCCTCTGCCAAACACCACATTTTCCCATTTACAGATGGTACAGCTGGCTTGATGTGACTAGCTATCAATAAGAAGCTTATGTTCTCCTCTAGGCTATGCTAATTACAACCACATGCAGTATAAGGCATAACGCTTAACTCCATCAGCATCTTGGTTGACTTTTACTTAGTGAACCTCTGGTCTTTTATTAATGTATCCATCTTTGAGGAGTTTCTCTCATAAAGTTGACAATACAAACTAAATCTGAAACCTCACTTTCACAGAGATTGTCAATTACAAATCAAATAGTATGTATAAGTGTGCATTAAAGTACTTTTTCCAAGGCTGGTGTCCTCTGTTAGGTATTTTATGTGATATTACTCAAAGAGAACCTGAGAGACTGTTGTTGACAATGCAATGGTGACACCTGCAGGCCATACTCAGTAATGCACTTGAGTAAATATAATGGGCAGTTTTCACTTtgcattacatcacattacttATCATTTGGGTGTCCTTTTTAATCACTTTGACTTTTGATTATTGACGAGTTCATGGCCAAACTTTATTTTCCAGTCTAATATtcttaactttattttcttcGTATTACATTTACTCTATTCTTTGTGCTccacattacattttaagatcAGGCGGTGTCATTGCTGACTCAGTACATGTTTACATTAACACTTTCATCACTATAGTTTGCTTTGAGATGTGAGACAAGCTTGAATGGGACATGAACATTGAATTTAACTGCTGTGGAAACCAACCTACATTTTATTGTTCATAGTGGATCCAGTGACTATTAAACACAGCAATATTATgggaaaaaacagagaaacactttTCACTACACACACTATCTACAACATCACGTGTATATTCATTCTTACTGTGAATTTACCCTAGATAATatgtcattttgtatttatttatccaagTGGTTTTATGATACTGAccgttattgttgttttctgtagAAGTTGTACAGAAAGGAAATGAGGCCTCCATTCAAACCGACAGTTGGAAGACCTGAAGACACTTTCCATTTTGACCCTGAGTTTACCTCAAGAACACCCACTGGTAactcagagacacaaaaatatatatatatatatatatatatatatatatatatatatatatatatatatatatatatatatatatatacatatatacttaaAGAAGTACTTGGGTCTATTTGTCAGgtttattcatttcaattatatataaaagttCCATCCATTTGAGTCAAGTAATTCTATGATTAACcaaaaagtaacattaatgttattaaagcaaagaaaactgaGATGCATAGACTATACAAAACGCATCTAATTCTATCTCATTGAAATTACATGTATTACTTTATATGTATTTGTCAGTACGTTATATGTATTCCAAAATGGTGATGTTCCTAATTGGATGTAAATTTGTAATAGAAACATCAAGTTTAAGTATTGTGAGcatatgtttgtttctgtctgtctttgtctatCCAGATTCTCCGGGCATCCCTcccagtgcaaacacacaccagctgTTTCGTGGCTTCAGCTTTGTTGCAACGAATCAAAGTCAGGAGCCTAGCGTTGCTACGGTAGCACCTTCTCGTCAGGAGGTGAACAACATCAATCCCATCACAAAGGTACGTGTTTTTAAGAAATGCCCTATCTCCACATGTAATTAAATGACATACTTGCACATTGATAGTATAACAAAATGAACCCTGTAAATAAATCACCAAATTGATCACTGCTTTATGAGTTAACTGACAGACTGGATAATTAAGCAATTGGCGATTTAATTTTGCTGACCCTCATAAATCCTGCTCAACTATTACTACAACAACTGACTGCTGAAGCAATGTAATTCTTCTCACACCTAACATATGAAGGACACATTTGACTATGACagatatatgaaatataatagaagcgtgtgtgtgcgtcttaTTGTTTGTGTTCCCTGCAGCACCTCAAAGGGGACGTGGCCTTCAGTGATGTTTATGAGCTCAAGGAGGAGGTTGGACAGACAGCGACTTCTGTCTGCAGAAGTTGTCGGCACAGAGTTACTGCTGTGGAGTATTCAGTGAAGGTATCGGACACTAAACTTTTACTAGAACTTATTTAGATATGCAACAACATTATAATAtcaacttttttatattttaaaagtatttttgcacGTTCATCAAAAGCATTTACAGTGTTTGTCCTAGAATTTCATAGCAAAGTTTGACCTCAAACACACGTCTGAATCCAACCAACAAAATGTAGtcattacatacagtatgtataagGTGAGCTagtggtgcattgtgggaaaggGTGGGATTAGAAATTAAACCACCTAAACAACACTCTATGTGCATCCTGGTTATTTAAAGGTTTTGCaattgtttgtctttctcaACTGAtcctgttgtttctgtttttgtgtcagaTCATTGACAGAACCAGGAAAGATCCATCAGAGGAGATTGAGATCCTGTTAAGATACGGACAGTATCCAAATATTATTACCCTGAAGGATGTAAGCAGAACACACCCACACCTGACACATGTTTTACTTCAACAGCGATGTTAGAAGTGCTTCTTCAGCATTTTTACAACAGAATTGAATAGGGGTAGATTGAAAAGTCAATACAGCATAGTATGAGCAATATTTTGTATGGCAATATTAGTTGTATCCATACATGGACACCAAGTATCAATCTTTTATCATATAAACAACTTATATTGCATTACAAATTAAACCTTTTGATAATAATTGCTTTATCAGTCCACTGCTCGACTGACAGACCCATTTTGCTGCAatcaaaatgattgaaatgaGATGAACCGAGTCAAAACTGGGTCTTATTACATAAAACAGATGTAAACTGTATAACtggcatttgaaaaaaaggttataaatgTCAATTTATGTTAGCGCATTACTCAACATATcgcaaaatgtttaatttcaataaaataacaataactttGTATCATGATTATACTGTATTGGCTTCTGGTGATTCCAactccctgtgtgtgtgcttttaccATCAGGTGTTTGACGACGGCCAAAGTGTGTACCTAGTGCAGGATTTACTGAGAGGAGACGAGCTGCTGGACAGAACTCTGACGGTGCCAAACTTCACAGAAAGAGATGCATCAGACATCATCTGCACTCTGACCAAGACTGTGGAATATTTACACTCGCAAGGGGTAAAACATTTGTTGAAACCTTTAACATAAGACTTCTATACATCCTTTTACTGTTTTCACCAACTTGCAAAATTCTGTTTCGTTTTGAGCAACCATTGCATCATATGTTAACTTTGTTGCaaatcatgttttgtgtgtgtctttctcgTTTTTCAGGTCGTGCATCGAGACCTGAAGCCTAGTAACATTCGCTATTCTGATGACAGTGGACTCCCAGAATGCATCAGGATATGTGATTTTGGTTTTGCCAAACAGCTCAGGGCTGAGAATGGCTTGTTGATGACTCCCTGTTACACAGCTACGTTCATGGCTCCTGAGGTACTGTAATCAGTAATCATAATGAGGAAGTCTCTAATATCTCACCAACACTtatgaaacaaatcaaatagaATTGCAAAACGCctatcaaaaatacatttaaaaatagtcATTCACAGAAAGAATCTCACCAGgacataataaaatgtgtttgtgtgcgtgcaggTTCTGAAGAAGCAGGGTTATGATGCAGCCTGTGACATCTGGAGCCTGGGGATCCTGCTTTACACCATGATAGCTGGGTCAGTTTAAAGTTCAAAACACATGCAATGTTGCAATGTTCTGTTAACGCTCCTCCTGTTGCTGTAAAcgtaatgttttttaaataaactccCCTGATGAAATAACAAAGACAATAATAGACAAAAGTACTTCAACCAATTCAAATCAAAGGTTATTGCTTTTTTAACATCTCTACATTAGGCTTTTACTATCTCTAGATTTAATAACGTCAGAGCGTCTTTTCACACCAGTTGTAGATTTTAGAAGGCTATCTTTGTGCTGACTTCCCCCAGCTTTTCAATtgcttttattctatttttccCAGCTTCAGTCCATTTGCCAGCAGCTCTGAGGATACAGCAGAGGAAATTCTGGCTCAAATCGGCTGCGGAAAATTCATTATAACAGGAGGGAACTGGGACCTGGTATCAGACGCTGCCAaggttctattttttttttcttttttggggatTAGATACACATAAAATGCTTATGTTGTTGTCTTAATAAACTAATATCAGCTATGCATATGTTCAACAGGAAATTGTGATGAAGATGCTCCATGTGGACCCTCACCAGCGCCTGACTGCCCCACAGGTACTATTAGTCTCTAATAGGATTTGGTATGATTTATTAGTCTCTTTTAAATTGCTGCTACTTTAAGTCCCATTGATACTATTTTTTCTATGACaggaaattatgaaataaattacTGAATACagtaaatctgtattttttgtatatcAACCTAAAAGGAACAGTGTCTAGGATTTGAGAGGGTTTGTAagcagaaatataatataatattcacaaCTATCTTTTCATTAGTGTgcaatcacctgaaaataagaatcgttgtgtttttgttagcttagaatgagccgtttaCATCTACATAGGCAGCTGGTCCTCTTCACTCAGCATGACATGTTGctccgccatgtttctacagtagcccagaatggacaaaccaaacactggttcTAGAGAGGGCCTTTTGCGTTTTTaagttacctgaaggccaccgttgTTCTGAGTGGTGAgcagaggggtattcagttggatgcaattaaattattatgcattaaattattttttaatgcccATTAGGTTCTTCGTCATCCCTGGATTGTGGACAGAGACCAGCTCTCTGACAGAGCTCTCACCAGGCAAAATGCTCTTACTGTCAAGGTCAGtgcttctgtgcatgtgtgtatacagtaaatataatcAGAATATTAGCTTAAATCAttgttaatatgtttttgtgtgtagctATGTTACATCCTTATTGTaagataatttttttaaagtgatcaatacacagtttttaaaaaaaatgtgccatTTCAGCAGGCAAATTCAAGATTCAAATGCTTTTTACTGAGTGTGTAACATGTGTGAACGTTTGCATCTGTCAGTATTTCTGTTGACCTCAATGACTGAGCTCTTAAAGAAACTGTTGTTATTGCATGAGTTCATGTCAGCTTGAGCAAAATGtacaacaatgcaaaaaaaatgtaaagagtgCTCTGTCTTTCCAGCAGGAGGCGCTGTTGCTATTTATTTGGTTGCTTGACAGATTAGAccattattaatatgatatgacattttctccttttattcCACCAGGGGGCCCTGTCTGCCACCTACTCTGCTCTGAAGCGCTGTGCTCCTGCTCCAGTACTGGAGCCGGTTCAGTCCTCCAGTCTGGCTCAACGGCGAGGAATGAAGAAATTTGGGAGTCCCAAACTTAATTCAGACcccaaagaaaaggaaaagccTCAACAATCTGAATGAAACTCAAAAGAAATTAGACAAAGACCCACATAATTAAAGAAGACGTACTCTTTTTGAAAAGCATAAACC
This region of Anoplopoma fimbria isolate UVic2021 breed Golden Eagle Sablefish chromosome 2, Afim_UVic_2022, whole genome shotgun sequence genomic DNA includes:
- the rps6ka2 gene encoding ribosomal protein S6 kinase alpha-2, producing METSTRKFTVRRWFSIYLKNKAARNKNNTGFCQLEDDSILKEIDISHHVKEGCEKADPSQFQLLKVLGQGSYGKVFLVRKIRGVDRGQLYAMKVLKKATLKVRDRVRSKMERDILAEVNHPFIVKLHYAFQTEGKLYLILDFLRGGDLFTRLSKEVMFTEEDVKFYLAELALALDHLHSLGIIYRDLKPENILLDEEGNIKITDFGLSKEAIDHDKRAYSFCGTIEYMAPEVVNRRGHTQSADWWSFGVLMFEMLTGSLPFQGKDRKETMALILKAKLGMPQFLSPEVQSLLRALFKRNPANRLGAGPDGVEEIKRHRFFASIDWIKLYRKEMRPPFKPTVGRPEDTFHFDPEFTSRTPTDSPGIPPSANTHQLFRGFSFVATNQSQEPSVATVAPSRQEVNNINPITKHLKGDVAFSDVYELKEEVGQTATSVCRSCRHRVTAVEYSVKIIDRTRKDPSEEIEILLRYGQYPNIITLKDVFDDGQSVYLVQDLLRGDELLDRTLTVPNFTERDASDIICTLTKTVEYLHSQGVVHRDLKPSNIRYSDDSGLPECIRICDFGFAKQLRAENGLLMTPCYTATFMAPEVLKKQGYDAACDIWSLGILLYTMIAGFSPFASSSEDTAEEILAQIGCGKFIITGGNWDLVSDAAKEIVMKMLHVDPHQRLTAPQVLRHPWIVDRDQLSDRALTRQNALTVKGALSATYSALKRCAPAPVLEPVQSSSLAQRRGMKKFGSPKLNSDPKEKEKPQQSE